The nucleotide sequence GGTAGCGGATGGCTCCCCGTTCGAAGTAGATCTTCGGCGGCACCTTGTACCACTGCATGTTGGTGTTGCGCCGTCCGATCCGCTTGACGTTGATCAGGTTGACCGCGGTGACGTTGTTCGAGACGGAGTTGTGTCCGTAGGAGCCGCAGCCGAGGGTGAGCGAGGGGAGGAAGGAGTTGTAGACGTCGCCGATGCCGCCGAAGGTGGAGGGGGCGTTGACGATGACGCGGACCGCCTTGACGCGCTGGCCGAACTCCTCGGCGAGCGCCTCGTCCTCGGTGTGGATGGCGGCGCTGTGGCCGAGGCCGTGGAACTCGACCATCCGGGCGGAGAGTTCGAGGCCGTGCTCGGTGCTGTCGGCCTTGAGGGCGGCGAGGACCGGTGAGAGCTTCTCGCGGGTGAGCGGCTCGCCCTCGCCGACCTCGGCGCACTCGGCGAGGAGGATCGAGGTGTCCTCGGGGACCTCGAAGCCGGCCTGGGCGGCGATCCAGTGGGCGGACCTGCCGACGACGTCGGCGTTGAGCCTGGCTCCGGCGCAGTCGGTGGCGTAGGCGGTGGTGCCGAAGACGTACTCCTCCAGCTTGGTCTTCTCGGCGGCGGTGACGACGTGGGCGCCGAGCCGCTCGAACTCGGCGATGCCCTCCTCGTACACCTCCTCGTCGAGGATGACGGCCTGCTCGGAGGCGCAGATCATGCCGTTGTCGAAGGCCTTCGAGAGCACGATGTCGTGGATGGCGCGCGGGAGCTTGCCGCTGCGGGTGACATAGGCGGGGACGTTGCCCGCGCCGACGCCGAGGGCGGGCTTGCCGCATGAGTAGGCGGCCTTGACCATGGCGTTTCCGCCGGTGGCGAGGATGGTGGAGACGCCCTCGTGGTTCATCAGGAGGGCGGTGGCCGCCATGGAGGGTTCCTCGATCCACTGCACGCAGCCGGCGGGCGCCCCGGCGGCGACGGCGGCGTCGCGGACGATCCGGGCGGCCTCGGCGGAGCACTTCTGCGCGGAGGGGTGGAAGGCGAAGACGATCGGGTTGCGGGTCTTGAGGGCGATGAGCGCCTTGAAGACCGTGGTCGAGGTGGGGTTGGTGACGGGGGTCATCGCGCAGATGACGCCGACGGGTTCGGCGATCTCGGTGATGCCGTTCAGTTCGTCGCGGCGGATGACTCCGGCGGTCTTGAGGCCGGCCATCGAGTGGGTGACGTGTTCGCAGGCGAAGAGGTTCTTGACGGCCTTGTCCTCGAAGAGGCCGCGTCCGGTCTCCTCGACGGCGAGCCTGGCCAGTTCGCCGTGCGCGGCCAGCGCGGCGAGGGAGGCCTTCTTGACGATGTGGTCGACCTGTTCCTGGTCGAGCTCCTCGAACCGGTCAAGTGCCCCGAGGGCCTCGCGCACCAGTCCGTCCACCTTCTCCTCGGTCTCCATGGCAGGCACTCCTTCGTGGGTCCCTTTTTCTCCGATGTCTCCATTCGACACCCGATGACCTGCGAAAAGGCCAGGAAAAGGGCCTGCGGGGAGGGGCCGGAAGTCCCTTTGTGAACGCATTCACAAAGGGACTCCGGGGTGCGTGCGGAAGATCGACTAGAAGACGCTGACCCCGTACGCGCTCAGCGCCTCGGTCACGGGCTGGAAGAAGGTCGTGCCGCCCGTGGAGCAGTTGCCGCTGCCGCCCGAGGTGAGGCCGACGGCCCGGCTGCCCGAGTAGAGCGGACCGCCGGAGTCGCCGGGCTCGGCGCACACGTTCGTACGGATCAGCCCGGAGACGATGTCACCGCCGCCGTAGTTCACGGTGGCGTTCAGGCCCGTCACGGAGCCGCTGTGGATGCCGGTGGTGGAGCCGCGGCGGGTGACCGACATGCCGACGGTGGCGTTGGCGGCGCTGGTGATGTCCACGCTGCCGACCGTGCCGGACTTGGTGACGGAGGAGTTGGTGTAGCGCACCAGACCGTAGTCGTTGCCGGGGAAGCTGGACCCCGCGGTGGTGCCGAGGACGGTGGTCCGGGAGGAGTTGGAGTACCAGGTGCCCGCGCCGTCGGTGCAGTGGCCGGCGGTCAGGAAGTAGTAGTTGCCCGCACTGTCCCGGACGTTGAAACCCAGCGAGCAGCGCCAGCTGGTGGCGTAGATCGCGTCGCCGCCGGAGATCAGCTTGGTGAACTTGCCCGGGGTCCGCTCGACCCGGATGGCGTCCGCGTTCGCCCCCGCCTGCCGCTTGATCTTCGCGATCCCGGCGGGGGTGACGGTGGAGTCGGCGGTGACGACCAGCTCGCCGGTGGCCGTGTCGGCGTACCAGGCGGTGCCGGCCACGTCGGCGGCGCGGACGGCGTCGCCGGTCGCCGAGAGGGCGGCGGCGTCGAAGGTGCGGGTGCTCCGCGCGGAGTCGGCGGTGCCCGCGCTCGCGGTGGGGGCGGCGAGCGCGGCGGCGGCGGCGAGGCCTGCCGCGACGGCGAGCAGCCGGACGGTTCTCGTGGGGGTGGTGCGCATGGTCCTCACTTCTCGTTCCTCCCGAGGGGAATCGGGGGCCCGCCGTGGGGTGCCGGGCCCGTGAGGCGCGGCCTGGGGCCGGCGCTGTGGGGGAGTCTCGGGCCGTACGACTTCACGCCGCAAGGGCGCCTTTCGGCCGTACGGCCCTCAACTACCTACCGCTCCCAGCGAGTTGAGAAGGGGTCAGAACGCGGTCAGGCGCCGCTCAGCCGCCGTTCGCCCGCCGCGACGGCGGTGTCGAGGGTGTTCCCCGGCGGCGGGAACGGGCAGATGAAGTGGTCGGCGAAGGCGCACGGCGGCAGCAGCGCGCGATTGAAGTCGACCGTCACCGAACCGTCCGCCGCCGGGGCCGGCGGGCGCAGGAAGCGGAAGCGGTAGCTGTCCCGGCCGCTGGTGGCGTCCGCGAAGACCGCCCACAGGGTGCCGTCGTCCTCGACGGCCACCTGCAGGGTGTGCTCGCCGCCGTGCAGGTCGAAGACCAGTTCGCCGGAGAGCCCGAGGCCACGCTCCCGGCCGTCCGCGTTCTCGACGCGCACGCTGCGCGTCTCCTCGTACGGGCGGAAGACGCCGGGCACCACCCAGCGCTCGTCGTACGGCGTGGCCTCGATGCCCCGGAAGGCGGCGCGGGCCGCCGAGCCGGGGTCGAAGTCCCGTACGGCCCAGAGGCCTTCGCGGCGCAGCACCACGAGCCGCCGGCCCGCCGACTCGACCCGGGACTCGTGGATCGGGGGGTGGTCGGCGGTGAGCCGGACCGTGCCGGCCAGGGGCTTGCCGTCGACGGTGACACCGTCCTCGGCCGCCGCGCTGAGGAGCACCTCGTCGCCGTCCTCCCGCCACTCCCCCGGAACGGCCGGAATTCGCCCCTCCGGGAAGTCCGAGAGCCAGTAGGTCCCCGTGAGGGAGAGCGGGCCGTACGAGGAGGAGACCGCGGCCTCCCGCTGCTCGTGCCAGTGCTGCCACTCCTGCCGGGGGCCGGCCCCGGCGTCCGCGTCCGGGCGCGTGCCCGCGTCCGTGCCGCTGTCGTTGTCCGTGCTCATGGTGCTCAACCCTTCCATACGGGCTCGGGAAGCCCGAGGTGCGAGCGGAGCGTCGTGCCGGAGTACTCCGTACGGAAGACCCCGCGCTCCTGGAGCAGCGGGACGACCCGGTCGACGAAGCCGTCGAGTCCGCCGGGCGTGAGGTGCGGGACGAGGATGAAGCCGTCGGCGGCGTCCGTGGCGACGAACTCCGCGAGGGCCGCCGCCACCGTGCCCGGGCTGCCGACGAAGGACTGCCGGCCGCTGGTCTCGATGACCGTCTGACGGATCGACAGGCCCTTGGCCTCGGAGAGCGCCCGCCACTTCCGGGCCACCGCCACCGGGTCGGCGATCCGCACCCGGCCCTGGACGAGCGTCGATTCGGGGTCGGGGTCGATGTCGGGCAGCGGCCCGTCCGGGTCGTAGCCGGACAGGTCGCGGCCCCAGACCTGCTCCAGGGCGAGGATCGCGTTCTGCGGGGAGACCTGCTGCCGGCGGATCTCGGCGGCCAGCTCCTGCGCCTCGGCGTCGGTGTCCCCGAGGACGTACGTCACGCCCGGCATGATCTTCAGGTCGCCGGGCTCCCGGCCGTACCGGGCGAGCCGCCCCTTGACGTCGGCGTAGAACTCCCGGCCGGCCTCCAGGGTGGAATGCCGTGTGAAGATCACATCGGCGGCCGAGGCGGCGAACTCCCGGCCCTCGGCGGAGTCGCCGGCCTGGATGACGACCGGATGCCCCTGCGGGGAGCGCGGGACGGTGAACTCGCCCTCGATGCCGAACTGCGGGCCGTGGTGGGCGAAGGGGCGCTGCCTGCCCTCCGGGGTCCAGGAGTCCCACAGTTCCCGGGCGGTGGCGAGGAACTCGGCGGCCCGGGTGTACCGGTCGGCCCGGTCCAGATAGCCGCCGCGCCGGAAGTTCTCCCCGGTGAAGGCGTCGGACGAGGTGACGACGTTCCAGGCGGCCCGGCCCCCGCTGAGGTGGTCGAGCGAGGCGAGCCGCCGGGCCAGTTCGTACGGCTCGTTGAAGGTGGCGTTGACCGTGCCGGCCAGGCCGAGCCGGTCGGTGACGGCGGCGAGCGCGTTCAGGACGGTGATCGACTCGGGCCGGCCGACGACGTCGAGGTCGTGGATCCGCCCGTTGTGCTCACGCAGCCGCAGCCCCTCGGCCAGGAAGAAGAAGTCGAACAGACCGCGCTCCGCCGTCCTCGCGAGGTGCTCGAAGGAGGAGAAGTCGATCTGCGAGCCGGAGCGCGGATCGGCCCAGACGGTGGTGGAGTTGACGCCGGGGAAGTGCGCGGCGAGATGGACCTGCTTGGGCCCCGTGCCGGTGCTCACGCGTGGGCTCCCGTCGTCGCGTACTGGCTGACGGGACGGGTGAGTCCCAGGTGGTCGCGGAGGGTCCCGCCCTCGTACGCGGTACGGAAGAGGCCGCGGTCCCTGAGCCGGGTGACGGTGTCGGAGGCGAACCGGTCCAGGTCCCGCTCGGGCACCGCCGGCACCAGGTGGAAGCCGTCGATCGCGCCGCCGCCGTGCCAGCCCGCGATCAGCTCGGCGAGCGCTCCCGGCCCGCCCTCGTACGCGTCGAGGTCGACGGTCGCGGAGAGCAGCACGCGCAGCTGTCCGGGGTCCCTGCCGTGGGCGCGGGCGCCCTGGAGCAGCTCGGCGCGGAGCGCCGCGGCCTCCTCGGCGGAGGAGGCCCGGATCAGGGCCACGTCGGCGTGGTGGGCGGCGGTGTCGCGGGCGGCGGGGCGGGTGGCGTCGACGACGGTCACCGGATGGCCCTGCGGGGGCCGGGGGACGATCGAGGGGCCCTTGACCGAGAAGGTCGCCCCCTGGAAGTTCACGTGGTGCAGCTTGCGGCGGTCGACGAACCGCCCGGTCGCCACGTCCCGTATCTCGGCGTCGTCCTCCCAGCTGTCCCACAGCTTGCGGGAGACCTCGGCGACCTCGCCCGCCTCCTGCCAGAGCGCGGCGGTGGGCGGGGCCGGACGGCGGCCGAAGAGGCGGGCCTCGGCACCGCTGGGGGAGACCGCGATCCGCCAGCCCGCCCGGCCCCGGCTCACCCAGTCGAGGGTGGCGACGGCGGCCTGGACGTGGAAGGGCTCGGTGTGGGTGGTGGTCACGGTCGGGACGAGGCCGACGGAGCGGGTCTCGGGGGCGACCCGGGCGAGGACGGCGAGCGCGTCGAGGCCGGGCCGGGCGAAGGAGTCGTCGTGGGTGAGGAAGTCGAGCCCGGCGGCCTCGGCGAGCCGGGCGAGCGCGACGGTACGGGCGGCGGCCGTCCCGGCGGAGGAGGCGGCCAGCGGGTCGGCGGCGGACGCCGACGGGCCGGTGCCCGGGGCGAGTTCGGCGGCGAGGTGGAGCGTTCGGGTGCGGGGCATGCGGTCTCTCTCGAAGCGGTGCGGAGCGGACGGAGCGGGGTCAGTTCTTGGTGCGGGGCAGCCCGGGCGGGTTGATCTCCGATGCCGTGACGGCCTCGCCTTCGAGGCCCCAGCGCTTGAGGACCTGGGCGTAGGTGCCGTTCCCGATGACGTGGTCGAGGGCGGCCGCGTAGGCGGCGACGAGACCGCTGTCCTTCTTCGTGGCGGCCGCGATCTTCCCCTGGAGGCCGGCGCCCGCGCCGGAGAACTTCCCGACGATCTCGGTCTGTCCGGCGGAGAGCACGTGGTAGGCGGCGACGGGGTTGGGGCCGAGGTAGCCGTCGATCCGGCCGGACTGGAGCGCCAGGTAGTAGTCGGAGGTGTTCTGGAAGTACGTGATGTCGACCGGCTTCCGGCCGGCCTTCTCGTTCTGCGCGGACCAGTCGACCAGGATCTTCTCCTGGTTGGTGCCGGAGCCCACGGCGATCTTCTTCCCCGCCACGTCCTCGGGGCCCTTCACCTTCCAGCCGGAGCCCTTCTTCGCCTCGAAGGCGAGGTCGTCGAGGCGGTAGGTGGCGAAGTCGTACTTGTCCTTGCGCTCCTCGGTGACCGTGACGTTGGAGAAGACGGCGTCGTACTTGCCGCTGTCGAGGCCGACGAAGAGGTTCTCCCAGGAGACCGGGTTGAACTCGGGCTTCAGGCCGAGGGCGTCGGCGACCAGGGTGGCGAGGTCGACCTCGACGCCGATCAGCGTCCGGTCGTCGGTGGCGTGGAAGGCGAGCGGCGGGTTGCTGGTCGCGGAGACGCCGAGGACGAGCGTGCCTCTCTTGCGGACGGCCTCGGGCAGCTTCGCGGCGAGGGCGTCGACCTTGGGGGTGTGGACGCGGTTCTGCTCGGGGCTGAGGTTGATGCCGTTGCCGCCGCCCTGCTTCCCGGCGGGCTCCAGGGCGTCGACGGCGGCGTCACCCGAGCCGCATGCCGTGAGGACCCCGAGGGCGGTGAGCGAGGCGAGGGCGGTGAGGACGGTGCGACGGGTCTTCATGGCAGTACTCCTGAACGAGGGAGGGAGGAAAGAAGGGAGGGGTGGGTCAGAGGACCTTGGAGAGGAAGGCACGGGTGCGTTCGTGGCGCGGGCTGTCCAGCACCTCGGCCGGGGGGCCCTGTTCGACGATCCGGCCCTCGTCCATGAACACCACGGTGTCGGCGACCTCGCGGGCGAAGCCGATCTCATGGGTGACGACGATCATGGTGGTGCCGGAGGCGGCCAGGTCCTTGATGACGTCGAGGACCTCGCCGACCAGCTCCGGGTCGAGCGCGGAGGTCGGCTCGTCGAAGAGGAGCAGGCCCGGTTCGAGGGCGAGCGCGCGGGCGATGGCGACCCGCTGCTGCTGTCCGCCGGAGAGCTGCTTGGGGTACGCCTCCGCCTTGTCGGCGAGTCCGACGCGTTCGAGGAGCGTCCGGGCCGCGGCCTCGGCCTCCTTGCGGGGGCGCTTCAGGGCCGAGACGGGGGCCTCGACGATGTTCTCCAGGACGGTGAGGTGCGGGAAGAGGTGGAAGTTCTGGAAGACGAAGCCGATCCGGGTGCGCTGCTTGAGGACGTCCCGCTCGCGGAGCTCGTACAGCTTGTTCCCGGAGCGGCGGTAGCCGACGAGGGTGCCGTCGACGCTGACGGTGCCGCTGTCGACCTTCTCCAGGTGGTTGATGGTCCGCAGGAGCGTCGACTTGCCGGATCCGGAGGGGCCGAGGACGACGGTGACCTCGCCGGCGCGGACGTCGAGGTCGATGCCGCGCAGGACGTGGAGGGGGCCGAAGGTCTTGTGGACGGAGCGGATCTCGACCTTGGCGGTGGATCCGGCAGACGGTTCCGCGGTGGTGACGGAGCTCATCGGACGCTCCCCTTCGCGTAGTGGCGTTCGACGTAGTGCTGGACGACGGAGAGCGCGGTGGTGAGCAGGACGTACCAGGCGGTGGCGACCATCAGGAGCGGGACGACCCGGCCGTTGCGGCCGTAGACGACCTGCACCTGGTAGAAGAGTTCGCCGATCGCCATGACGGAGACGATCGAGGTGCCCTTGAAGAGCGAGATGATCTCGTTGGCGGCGTTGGGCAGGATCGAGCGCATGGCCTGGGGCAGGACGATCCTCCGCAGCTGCCGCAGCCTGGGGATGCCGAGCGAGGCGGCGGCCTCCGCCTGGCCCTCGTCCACGGCCAGTACACCGCCGCGGACGATCTCCGCCGCGTAGGCCGCCTGGTGCAGGGCGAGCCCGAGGACGGCGGCGCTCATCTCGCCGACCAGGCCCGTCGTGTCGAAGGAGAGGAAGCCCGGCCCGAACGGGATGCCGATGCTCAGCTCCTTGTAGAGGTAGGCGAGGTTGAACCAGAAGAGCAGCTGGACGATGAGCGGGATCGAGCGGAAGGCCCAGATGTACCCGAAGGCCACGGAGCGCAGGAACGGGCTGGCCGACAGGCGCATGAAGGCGAGCACGATCCCGATCGCGAAGCCGAGCGCGGTGCCGTAGAAGGTGAGCTGGAGGGTGACCCAGACGGCCCGGAGGATCGTCTCGGTGGTGAAGAAGGCGGCGAAGACGTCCCATTCCCAGCCGGGGTTGGTGGCGAGCCCGTGGACGAACTGGACGAGCAGCACGGCGGTGACGACGACGGCGACCCAGCGCCAGGGGTGGCGCACGGGTACGACGACGAGTTCGGGTCCGGCCGCCGGTTCCTTCAGGACGGCTCTGGTGGCGGGCGGATCGCTGGTGAGAGACATGACGGTTCCTCGGCAGGGGCTCGGGCGGCGGGGAGAGCGGCGCGGTCGCGGGGCGCCGGGTCGGGCGCACGGCGGCGCGGTCGCGGGGCGGGGCGCGGGGTCAGGCGCTCAGGGGCGCCGGGAGCGGACACGCCCCGTCGCGCAGGAGCGTCAGGGCGGCCCGTGCGGCGGCGTCGTTCTGCGCGAACGCGGCCCCGCCGGTACGGGGCCGGGTGAAGGCGCTGCCCGTGCGGGCGGTGGTGTGCGGCCCGAGCGCGAAGCGGCGCGGGTGCGGGCGGCCGTCGCGCTCCAGGACGCGACCGTCGGCGGGGTCGACGACGAGGAGCCCGGCGGCGGTGGCCCGGGCGCCGTCCTCGTGGAGGGCGCGCAGGAGCGGACTGCCGGTGAGTTCCAGGGTGGGGTCGGGGATGCGGGCCTCGACCAGGGCGCGGGCCTCGGTCCACTCCCCCGGTACGGCGGCGGAGGCGGCCCGGAAGAGCCCGCGTTCCTCGTCGGTCTCGACGGTGAGCCCGGGACCGAGGAAGCGGACGACGCCCGCGCGGGAGAGGGCGAGGAGCTGCCGCATCCGGGGGCCGGGCGGCCCGGAGGCGAGGTAGCTGAAGAAGCCGTGCCACCAGGGGCCGGGGTCGACCCGCTTGCCGAGCCGCAGGAGCTGGCCGTAGACGGAGAGGAGGCCGGCGAAGACGGCGGCGTCCGCGCTGTGGGCGGGGTCGTGGCGCCGGGTGAGGTTGTCGCCGATGTAGTCCCGCAGGCCGTGCTGGAGGGCTTCCGTGGAGCTGAAGCGGATGCCGTCCAGGGGGTGGTCGAGGGCGTCCAGGTCGAGCCGGTCGGCGGGGTCGGGGACGGCGGCGGCGACCACGGCGGCGAGCTCGGCCCCGCTCGGCGGCGCCGTCTCGTAGGCCCGCTCGAAGTCGTCCCAGGCGAGGGCGGTCCGCTCGGGGTGGGCGGCGAACAGCCGGTGGTAGTGGGCCCAGCCGAGTTCCTTGTCGATGAGGGGCCACACGTCGCGCCGGAAGTCGACCGGCCCGGTCCTGCGCAGCAGGGCGTCGGTCTGCGCGGCTCCGAAGAAGCGGGGCAGCGGCGGCGGTTCGCCGTCGAGGGAGTAGCCGATCTTCGTCTGGTACGGGACGCCCCGCCGCGATCCGACGTGCAGCCGCGGCTCCCTGCCGGAGGGGACGTAGACCAGGGCGTCGCCCTCGCCCTCGTACCGTCCGCCACGGCCCTCGGTGAGCAGGACCATCAGGTCGACGAAGGCGAGCCCGAAGCCGCGGACGAGGACGGGTTCGCCGGCCGGGAGGGCGGCGAGGTCGCTGTCGGCGGTGAAGTCGGGCGGCAGGTGGAGGAGGCCGTGGCGGGCGGCGAAGCGGGTCAGGGCCCGCTGCTCCGGGTCGGGTTCGGCGTCGAGGTGGCCGACGGTGAGGACGACGAGGTCGGCGAGGAGGGGCGCGGCGCCGCCCTCCAGCCAGACCCGCTGGCGTCCCTCGCGGGGGCCGGCGATCCGCAGGGCGGTGGTGCGGTGCTCGTGGAGGCGGGCGGTGGCGGGCAGCGCCGCCCGGGCCCGTTCGTACACCCAGCGCAGGTAGGCGCCCTGCTGGGGGCGGGTGGGGAAGGTGCGGCCCTCGATGCCGGA is from Streptomyces venezuelae ATCC 10712 and encodes:
- a CDS encoding LLM class flavin-dependent oxidoreductase, with product MPRTRTLHLAAELAPGTGPSASAADPLAASSAGTAAARTVALARLAEAAGLDFLTHDDSFARPGLDALAVLARVAPETRSVGLVPTVTTTHTEPFHVQAAVATLDWVSRGRAGWRIAVSPSGAEARLFGRRPAPPTAALWQEAGEVAEVSRKLWDSWEDDAEIRDVATGRFVDRRKLHHVNFQGATFSVKGPSIVPRPPQGHPVTVVDATRPAARDTAAHHADVALIRASSAEEAAALRAELLQGARAHGRDPGQLRVLLSATVDLDAYEGGPGALAELIAGWHGGGAIDGFHLVPAVPERDLDRFASDTVTRLRDRGLFRTAYEGGTLRDHLGLTRPVSQYATTGAHA
- a CDS encoding FAD/NAD(P)-binding protein → MNGHASIVIVGAGPRGTGYLERLAANLPELYGDRPVDIHVVDPHPPGPGRIWRTAQSPLLWMNSRAEDVTMFTDETVDMAGPVRPGPTVAEWSGIEGRTFPTRPQQGAYLRWVYERARAALPATARLHEHRTTALRIAGPREGRQRVWLEGGAAPLLADLVVLTVGHLDAEPDPEQRALTRFAARHGLLHLPPDFTADSDLAALPAGEPVLVRGFGLAFVDLMVLLTEGRGGRYEGEGDALVYVPSGREPRLHVGSRRGVPYQTKIGYSLDGEPPPLPRFFGAAQTDALLRRTGPVDFRRDVWPLIDKELGWAHYHRLFAAHPERTALAWDDFERAYETAPPSGAELAAVVAAAVPDPADRLDLDALDHPLDGIRFSSTEALQHGLRDYIGDNLTRRHDPAHSADAAVFAGLLSVYGQLLRLGKRVDPGPWWHGFFSYLASGPPGPRMRQLLALSRAGVVRFLGPGLTVETDEERGLFRAASAAVPGEWTEARALVEARIPDPTLELTGSPLLRALHEDGARATAAGLLVVDPADGRVLERDGRPHPRRFALGPHTTARTGSAFTRPRTGGAAFAQNDAAARAALTLLRDGACPLPAPLSA
- a CDS encoding DUF1684 domain-containing protein, which translates into the protein MSTDNDSGTDAGTRPDADAGAGPRQEWQHWHEQREAAVSSSYGPLSLTGTYWLSDFPEGRIPAVPGEWREDGDEVLLSAAAEDGVTVDGKPLAGTVRLTADHPPIHESRVESAGRRLVVLRREGLWAVRDFDPGSAARAAFRGIEATPYDERWVVPGVFRPYEETRSVRVENADGRERGLGLSGELVFDLHGGEHTLQVAVEDDGTLWAVFADATSGRDSYRFRFLRPPAPAADGSVTVDFNRALLPPCAFADHFICPFPPPGNTLDTAVAAGERRLSGA
- a CDS encoding ABC transporter substrate-binding protein, encoding MKTRRTVLTALASLTALGVLTACGSGDAAVDALEPAGKQGGGNGINLSPEQNRVHTPKVDALAAKLPEAVRKRGTLVLGVSATSNPPLAFHATDDRTLIGVEVDLATLVADALGLKPEFNPVSWENLFVGLDSGKYDAVFSNVTVTEERKDKYDFATYRLDDLAFEAKKGSGWKVKGPEDVAGKKIAVGSGTNQEKILVDWSAQNEKAGRKPVDITYFQNTSDYYLALQSGRIDGYLGPNPVAAYHVLSAGQTEIVGKFSGAGAGLQGKIAAATKKDSGLVAAYAAALDHVIGNGTYAQVLKRWGLEGEAVTASEINPPGLPRTKN
- the adhE gene encoding bifunctional acetaldehyde-CoA/alcohol dehydrogenase → METEEKVDGLVREALGALDRFEELDQEQVDHIVKKASLAALAAHGELARLAVEETGRGLFEDKAVKNLFACEHVTHSMAGLKTAGVIRRDELNGITEIAEPVGVICAMTPVTNPTSTTVFKALIALKTRNPIVFAFHPSAQKCSAEAARIVRDAAVAAGAPAGCVQWIEEPSMAATALLMNHEGVSTILATGGNAMVKAAYSCGKPALGVGAGNVPAYVTRSGKLPRAIHDIVLSKAFDNGMICASEQAVILDEEVYEEGIAEFERLGAHVVTAAEKTKLEEYVFGTTAYATDCAGARLNADVVGRSAHWIAAQAGFEVPEDTSILLAECAEVGEGEPLTREKLSPVLAALKADSTEHGLELSARMVEFHGLGHSAAIHTEDEALAEEFGQRVKAVRVIVNAPSTFGGIGDVYNSFLPSLTLGCGSYGHNSVSNNVTAVNLINVKRIGRRNTNMQWYKVPPKIYFERGAIRYLGEMEGLKRVTIVTDRTMSALGFVRRITDILGGREEPVTLQVIDSVEPNPELATVRAGAAAMREFRPDTVIALGGGSPMDAAKIMWLMYERPEVEFADTKEKFFDIRKRAYRFPRLGEKAKLVAIPTTSGTGSEVTPFAVISDPEAAQKYPLADYALTPDVAIVDPLLPLDLPPTVTADSGFDALTHATEAYVSAYANDFTDGQCLQAIKLIFQNLETCVTQGAKAPEAREKMHNASTIAGMAFANAFLGLVHAMAHTLGNTFHVAHGRTNALLLPHVIRHNGTVTHKAVPWPKAEVYRAPERFQEIARMLGLPAATPEEGVESYARAVEELRERCGIPASFQAEGVDEQAFLAALPQQAMNAYADQCAPANPRMPMIDEMKELMTRAYYGA
- a CDS encoding S1 family peptidase, with protein sequence MRTMRTTPTRTVRLLAVAAGLAAAAALAAPTASAGTADSARSTRTFDAAALSATGDAVRAADVAGTAWYADTATGELVVTADSTVTPAGIAKIKRQAGANADAIRVERTPGKFTKLISGGDAIYATSWRCSLGFNVRDSAGNYYFLTAGHCTDGAGTWYSNSSRTTVLGTTAGSSFPGNDYGLVRYTNSSVTKSGTVGSVDITSAANATVGMSVTRRGSTTGIHSGSVTGLNATVNYGGGDIVSGLIRTNVCAEPGDSGGPLYSGSRAVGLTSGGSGNCSTGGTTFFQPVTEALSAYGVSVF
- a CDS encoding NtaA/DmoA family FMN-dependent monooxygenase (This protein belongs to a clade of FMN-dependent monooxygenases, within a broader family of flavin-dependent oxidoreductases, the luciferase-like monooxygenase (LMM) family, some of whose members use coenzyme F420 rather than FMN.); protein product: MSTGTGPKQVHLAAHFPGVNSTTVWADPRSGSQIDFSSFEHLARTAERGLFDFFFLAEGLRLREHNGRIHDLDVVGRPESITVLNALAAVTDRLGLAGTVNATFNEPYELARRLASLDHLSGGRAAWNVVTSSDAFTGENFRRGGYLDRADRYTRAAEFLATARELWDSWTPEGRQRPFAHHGPQFGIEGEFTVPRSPQGHPVVIQAGDSAEGREFAASAADVIFTRHSTLEAGREFYADVKGRLARYGREPGDLKIMPGVTYVLGDTDAEAQELAAEIRRQQVSPQNAILALEQVWGRDLSGYDPDGPLPDIDPDPESTLVQGRVRIADPVAVARKWRALSEAKGLSIRQTVIETSGRQSFVGSPGTVAAALAEFVATDAADGFILVPHLTPGGLDGFVDRVVPLLQERGVFRTEYSGTTLRSHLGLPEPVWKG
- a CDS encoding amino acid ABC transporter permease produces the protein MSLTSDPPATRAVLKEPAAGPELVVVPVRHPWRWVAVVVTAVLLVQFVHGLATNPGWEWDVFAAFFTTETILRAVWVTLQLTFYGTALGFAIGIVLAFMRLSASPFLRSVAFGYIWAFRSIPLIVQLLFWFNLAYLYKELSIGIPFGPGFLSFDTTGLVGEMSAAVLGLALHQAAYAAEIVRGGVLAVDEGQAEAAASLGIPRLRQLRRIVLPQAMRSILPNAANEIISLFKGTSIVSVMAIGELFYQVQVVYGRNGRVVPLLMVATAWYVLLTTALSVVQHYVERHYAKGSVR
- a CDS encoding amino acid ABC transporter ATP-binding protein, which gives rise to MSSVTTAEPSAGSTAKVEIRSVHKTFGPLHVLRGIDLDVRAGEVTVVLGPSGSGKSTLLRTINHLEKVDSGTVSVDGTLVGYRRSGNKLYELRERDVLKQRTRIGFVFQNFHLFPHLTVLENIVEAPVSALKRPRKEAEAAARTLLERVGLADKAEAYPKQLSGGQQQRVAIARALALEPGLLLFDEPTSALDPELVGEVLDVIKDLAASGTTMIVVTHEIGFAREVADTVVFMDEGRIVEQGPPAEVLDSPRHERTRAFLSKVL